The DNA region CCAGGTGTCCACCGGTTCCCGGTCGACCAGGGTCCAGGTCTTCCACTCCTCGCCGAGGGCCAGCAGCCGCTGGGCCGTCCCGCCCAGGGCGGGGAACTCGGCCCGGGCCCGCTCCCGGCTGACCGGTCTGCCGGCCACCGCGGTGGTGCTGCCGTCGACGCTGCTGGCGGCCAGGTTCAGGTACCGGCCCCCGGCGATCGGGTAGTGCACGAAGTGGCATCCCGGCCCGGCCCACCAGACCACGGACCGGTCGTACCGCAGGTCCGCCGGCACCCGGTCCATCTCGACGACCGCCCGGTAGACCGTGATGCCGGAGACGATCGGATCACCGTCGCCGACCATCTGCTGCCGGATCGCGGAGTGCAGGCCGTCCGCGCCGATGACGACCTCGCCCTCGACCCGTTCCCCGTCCGCCAGGGTCACCCAGGCGGAGAGGTCCTCCTGGCCGTACCCGAGGACCGGGGCGTCGCTGCGCAGTTCGATCGCGGCCGTGTCGCGGCAGGCGTCCAGCAGGGCGGTGTGCAGCTCGGCCCGGTGCACCACGACGTACGGGCGCCCGAAGCGACGCCGATAGGTCTCCGTGAGTTCCAGGCTGGTCACATGTTCCCCGGTGACCCCGTCCATGAACCGCAACTCGTCCATGCGTACCGCCCCGGCCCGCACGGTGGCCCCGACCCCCAGCTGATCCAGCGCGTGCAGGCCATTGGGGGCCAACTGGATGCCGGCGCCGATCTCGGCGAACCGTGCCGCCTTCTCCAGGACGGTGACCTGGTGGCCGGTGCGGGCCAGGGCCAGGGCGGTGGCGAGTCCGCCGATGCCGCCACCGGCGATGATCACCCGGGACATCAGGCCCTCCCGTCCCCGGCCAACAGCCGCGCCAGCTCCAGCCTCTTGATCTTCGTGGTGGCGGTGTGCGGCAGGTCCCCGATGCGCCACTGGATCGGCTCGCCCATCGCCGGCAGACCGGCTACCGCGGCCCGCCAGGCCACCGGGTCCAACGGGCGGTCGTCCCGGGTGCACACCACCGGCACCGCGCCGCCGTCGGCCCCCGGCACGATGACCACCTCGGCCAGTTCCGGGATCCGGCTGAACAGGGTGTCCTCGGCGGCCAGGGTGGAGCCGAAGCCCTCGATCAGGTCGACCTCGCGGTCCAGCAGGTGCACACACCCCCAGCGGGTGCGATAGCCGACATCCCCCATCCGCCACCAGCCACCGGCGGAGAGCTGGGCGTCGTAGCGCTGCTGCTCGCCCAGGTAGGTGACGATCCGGCCCCCGCTGCGTACCTCGATGAAGCCGGGGTTCTCGGCCGAGGGCGGCTTGCCGTCCCGGCTGACCACCCGTACCCCGGTCATGCCCGGGAAGGGCATCCCCACGCACCGCCCGTCGGCGTCCTCCCCCCGCCCCCGGGTGTAGGTGCGGCCGATCACCGGACCGACCTCGCTCTGGCCGTACAACTGCCCGAAGACCGGGTTGCGTCGACGGGAGGCGTCCAGCAGCCGCCGGATGGTCCTGGGGTGGATGGCGTCGAAGGTGGAGCTGAACAGCTTCACCCCGGCCAGCGGCCCTCGTGGGTCGTCCGCCAGCCCCTCCCACTCCATCAGCGAGTTGGGGTGGGCCTCCAGCACCCCGGGGCGCAGCCGACTGAACAGGTCCGCCACCCGATCCGGGTCGGAGTCCACCAGCACCACGATGGGACAGCCCCGCAGCAGGGACATGGCCAGCGCGGTCATCAGCCGGGAGTGCACGAAGGAGACATGGATGGCCACGGTCTCCCGGCGTCGCAACAGCGCGGTGACCACCGAGATCTGCGGCCGGTACCGGGCCTGGAGGGTGACCCCGGTGTGCACGGCCAGCTTGGGGATCCCGGTGGTGCCGGAGGTGTGTGTGATCAACGCCGGACGGTCCGCGGGCACGGTGACCACGGGCACCCGGGGTGCCCCGGCGAATTCACCGAACGACTTCGCCCCGGGGTGACTTCCGGCGGTCAGCAGGATGCCCGCGGCCCGGTCGAAGATCACCTCCGGCAGACCGGCCAGCTTGGCCTCGTCGGTGACGAGGAAGGGCCGGTCGGCCCGG from Micromonospora sp. NBC_01739 includes:
- a CDS encoding class I adenylate-forming enzyme family protein: MLLQRIRNRGIQLGTLFERAARRHPTNVVTLDHDLQIAPDLGRRLTVGEVADLIDDYAARLWAAGVRPADRVVVHKTNGFDITLLAFAVSRIGGVPVLLSPSLDGDTVAELVRRADRPFLVTDEAKLAGLPEVIFDRAAGILLTAGSHPGAKSFGEFAGAPRVPVVTVPADRPALITHTSGTTGIPKLAVHTGVTLQARYRPQISVVTALLRRRETVAIHVSFVHSRLMTALAMSLLRGCPIVVLVDSDPDRVADLFSRLRPGVLEAHPNSLMEWEGLADDPRGPLAGVKLFSSTFDAIHPRTIRRLLDASRRRNPVFGQLYGQSEVGPVIGRTYTRGRGEDADGRCVGMPFPGMTGVRVVSRDGKPPSAENPGFIEVRSGGRIVTYLGEQQRYDAQLSAGGWWRMGDVGYRTRWGCVHLLDREVDLIEGFGSTLAAEDTLFSRIPELAEVVIVPGADGGAVPVVCTRDDRPLDPVAWRAAVAGLPAMGEPIQWRIGDLPHTATTKIKRLELARLLAGDGRA
- a CDS encoding FAD-dependent monooxygenase, which encodes MSRVIIAGGGIGGLATALALARTGHQVTVLEKAARFAEIGAGIQLAPNGLHALDQLGVGATVRAGAVRMDELRFMDGVTGEHVTSLELTETYRRRFGRPYVVVHRAELHTALLDACRDTAAIELRSDAPVLGYGQEDLSAWVTLADGERVEGEVVIGADGLHSAIRQQMVGDGDPIVSGITVYRAVVEMDRVPADLRYDRSVVWWAGPGCHFVHYPIAGGRYLNLAASSVDGSTTAVAGRPVSRERARAEFPALGGTAQRLLALGEEWKTWTLVDREPVDTWTEGRVALLGDAAHPMLHYAAQGACQALEDAVVLARHLTPGASPEAGLRGYAAERAGRTAAVQRAARNSVVLWHPAGAAARRRNERLRGLSQQDLREHLAWMHGTRVAGAPVRPTVQGVAA